One Thalassotalea sediminis DNA segment encodes these proteins:
- a CDS encoding GGDEF domain-containing protein → MDTHVETALAVILISIVMFVASLLFQDKAGDKPARIAFRLFYFSGIFFFIVIADFIGNPTPLNDLLTDISFAISNASLTIGILWRCKSQIREWIIYALTLAYLCIDISIESYSVQSAYSFNVICSLICAYTLLNRQNGANTGDKGMAAILLIHSVLLIVNLISVTGMVEAGLYSKFMKVVFVFAPAYMSGVTIFLFASYMLDARKELEIQATTDPLTGLYNRRFFFEQAKLALSSSERHSEPLCLLMCDIDHFKDINDGFGHRAGDSAIKAFSKVLASTLRKVDVLARYGGEEFVVLLPQTSITKAKFVAERMRKETENIVLNTEKGSIKLTASFGVCEVHEYNDIETSINHADKAMYEAKSAGRNKVKTYSPALA, encoded by the coding sequence ATGGATACACATGTTGAGACCGCATTAGCGGTAATTTTGATTTCGATTGTAATGTTTGTTGCTTCGTTGCTTTTTCAAGATAAAGCTGGAGACAAACCCGCGCGTATAGCATTTAGGCTATTTTACTTTTCAGGTATTTTCTTTTTCATTGTTATTGCTGATTTCATCGGCAATCCCACACCGTTAAATGATCTATTAACCGATATTAGTTTTGCAATCTCGAATGCCAGTTTAACCATTGGTATTTTGTGGCGATGCAAAAGTCAGATTCGAGAGTGGATAATTTATGCGTTAACGTTAGCTTACTTGTGCATTGATATTTCAATTGAGAGCTATAGTGTGCAATCAGCCTATAGTTTTAATGTTATATGCTCTTTAATTTGTGCATACACCTTATTGAATCGACAAAATGGTGCTAATACTGGAGATAAGGGGATGGCGGCCATATTGCTCATTCACTCTGTGCTATTGATCGTTAATTTGATCAGTGTGACTGGTATGGTAGAAGCTGGCTTATATAGTAAATTTATGAAAGTCGTTTTTGTTTTTGCCCCCGCCTATATGTCAGGCGTTACGATATTCTTATTTGCCAGCTACATGCTCGACGCAAGAAAAGAATTGGAAATACAGGCAACGACGGATCCATTAACTGGGCTATATAATCGCAGATTTTTCTTCGAGCAAGCCAAGCTTGCACTATCATCAAGTGAACGCCATAGTGAGCCTTTATGTTTGCTTATGTGTGACATTGACCATTTTAAAGATATTAACGATGGCTTTGGACATAGAGCCGGCGATAGCGCGATAAAGGCATTTTCAAAGGTGCTGGCTTCAACATTAAGAAAAGTAGATGTTCTTGCGCGATATGGCGGTGAAGAGTTTGTTGTCTTGTTACCACAAACGAGTATTACTAAAGCAAAGTTTGTTGCAGAACGTATGCGAAAAGAAACTGAAAATATTGTCTTAAATACAGAAAAAGGCAGTATTAAATTAACGGCTAGTTTTGGTGTATGTGAAGTACATGAGTACAACGATATTGAAACCTCTATCAATCACGCGGACAAGGCAATGTACGAAGCAAAATCGGCGGGTCGAAATAAGGTAAAAACGTATTCGCCCGCGCTCGCTTAA
- the metB gene encoding cystathionine gamma-synthase gives MKNSKLATTAVRAGINTDEHHGAVIPAIHLSSTYALKGFNDKRQFDYSRTGNPTRATFAQAIADLEGGAVGIVTSTGMSSVHLICQLLTTDDLVVIPHDCYGGSYRLFTHLAKRGLFKLLVVDQNNQEALSNALAQRPKLVLVETPSNPLMRIVDIADVVKQSHDVDALVAVDNTFLSPILQQPLSLGADIVFHSTTKFINGHSDVVGGVLVTKEQSLGEELAWWANCIGITGSAFDSYLALRGLKTLPIRMKQHQENADVVAEFLRKHPAVERVYYPGFKDHSGYEIAKKQQAAFGSMMSFEVKGGVEAVKILFDNLSLFTLAQSLGGVESLISHPSTMTHAGMEITAQIEAGISQSLVRISVGIEDYQDIIADLEQGLNASQK, from the coding sequence ATGAAAAATAGCAAATTAGCGACAACTGCCGTACGCGCAGGTATTAATACTGACGAACATCATGGTGCGGTGATCCCTGCTATTCACCTATCGAGTACCTATGCGTTGAAAGGATTTAATGATAAACGTCAGTTTGACTACTCTCGCACGGGTAACCCAACGAGAGCGACGTTTGCACAAGCTATTGCTGATCTTGAAGGTGGGGCTGTTGGCATTGTTACTTCTACAGGTATGTCGTCTGTTCATCTTATTTGCCAACTATTAACAACAGATGATCTTGTCGTTATTCCACATGACTGCTACGGCGGTAGTTATCGTTTATTTACTCACCTTGCTAAACGCGGGCTATTTAAATTATTAGTTGTCGACCAAAATAATCAAGAAGCGCTGAGTAATGCGCTAGCCCAACGACCTAAACTTGTATTGGTTGAAACGCCAAGTAATCCATTAATGCGCATTGTTGATATCGCCGATGTGGTGAAGCAAAGCCATGACGTTGACGCACTTGTCGCTGTAGACAATACGTTTTTATCACCAATTTTACAGCAGCCGTTATCATTAGGTGCAGACATTGTATTCCATTCAACCACTAAGTTTATCAATGGTCATAGCGATGTTGTTGGTGGTGTATTGGTAACCAAAGAGCAATCATTAGGTGAGGAACTTGCTTGGTGGGCGAATTGCATCGGTATTACGGGCTCAGCTTTTGATAGTTACCTTGCATTACGAGGGCTTAAAACTTTACCTATTCGTATGAAACAGCATCAAGAAAATGCTGACGTTGTCGCTGAGTTCTTACGTAAACACCCTGCAGTCGAGCGTGTGTATTATCCAGGTTTTAAAGATCATTCAGGTTATGAAATTGCGAAAAAGCAACAAGCTGCGTTTGGTTCGATGATGAGCTTTGAAGTTAAAGGTGGCGTAGAAGCGGTTAAAATTTTATTTGATAACCTGTCTCTTTTTACTTTAGCGCAATCTTTAGGTGGTGTAGAAAGTTTAATTAGTCACCCCTCAACGATGACACATGCTGGTATGGAAATTACTGCACAAATAGAAGCGGGTATTAGTCAATCTCTTGTGCGCATTTCGGTTGGTATTGAAGACTATCAAGATATCATCGCCGATCTAGAACAAGGTTTAAACGCTAGTCAAAAGTAA
- the metJ gene encoding met regulon transcriptional regulator MetJ translates to MAEWNGEYINPYAEHGKKSEQVKKITVSIPLRVLKVLTDERTRRQINNLRHATNSELLCEAFLHAFTGQPLPCDDDLAKDNEHRLPKSVRDALAEKGITDLSKYEDEVD, encoded by the coding sequence ATGGCTGAATGGAATGGCGAATACATCAACCCATACGCAGAACACGGTAAAAAAAGTGAACAAGTAAAAAAAATCACCGTTTCTATTCCACTGCGTGTATTAAAAGTATTAACCGACGAGCGCACACGTCGTCAAATTAATAATTTACGTCATGCAACAAATAGTGAGTTATTATGTGAAGCATTTCTTCATGCATTTACCGGTCAACCATTACCGTGTGATGATGATCTTGCTAAAGACAATGAACATCGACTACCTAAAAGCGTACGAGATGCCTTAGCGGAAAAGGGCATTACCGATTTAAGTAAATATGAAGATGAAGTAGATTAA
- a CDS encoding malic enzyme-like NAD(P)-binding protein yields the protein MTDFRQQALDYHQFPQPGKISIELTTPAETSQDLALAYSPGVAEPVREISENPEAVYQYTAKGNTVAVITNGTAILGLGNLGGMAAKPVMEGKALLFKRFANIDSFDIEVKHKTVEEFVTTVANIADSFGGINLEDIKAPECFEIEKALIERCKIPIFHDDQHGTAIVTAAGMINALEIQGKKLRHANIVCMGAGAAAIACMELLINCGAQREKIYMLDTKGVIHPRRTDLNEYKKLFANNTDKRSLEDVIDGADVFVGVSGPDVLSAEHVKSMANNPVIFACSNPDPEIKPEVAQAARNDVIIATGRSDYPNQVNNVLCFPFIFRGALDVRARTINADMKVACVHAIRELAKEPVPEEVLTASGDNELTFGKEYIIPKPMDPRLCHRVAKAVAIAAVESGVAALPLPDKYL from the coding sequence CACAACCTGGAAAAATTAGCATTGAACTAACAACGCCAGCTGAAACAAGCCAAGATTTGGCACTTGCATATAGCCCTGGTGTCGCAGAGCCGGTTAGAGAAATTTCTGAAAACCCTGAGGCAGTTTATCAGTACACAGCAAAAGGTAACACTGTTGCTGTTATCACAAATGGTACGGCGATATTAGGTTTAGGTAACTTAGGGGGAATGGCGGCAAAACCCGTAATGGAAGGTAAAGCATTATTATTTAAACGCTTTGCCAATATTGATTCGTTTGATATTGAAGTGAAACATAAGACAGTAGAAGAATTTGTCACGACAGTTGCTAATATTGCAGACAGCTTTGGTGGCATTAATCTTGAAGATATTAAAGCGCCTGAGTGCTTTGAAATTGAAAAAGCACTGATAGAACGCTGTAAGATTCCTATTTTTCATGATGATCAACACGGTACAGCGATTGTAACGGCAGCAGGGATGATTAATGCGCTTGAAATTCAAGGGAAAAAACTTCGCCATGCGAATATTGTCTGTATGGGGGCTGGCGCTGCAGCCATTGCGTGTATGGAGCTATTAATAAACTGTGGTGCACAGCGCGAAAAGATATATATGTTAGATACAAAAGGCGTCATTCATCCGCGTAGGACTGATTTAAATGAATATAAAAAGTTGTTTGCTAACAACACAGATAAAAGATCACTAGAAGATGTCATTGATGGCGCTGATGTCTTTGTAGGGGTATCGGGCCCTGATGTTCTATCTGCTGAGCATGTAAAATCTATGGCGAATAACCCAGTAATATTTGCGTGCTCTAATCCTGATCCTGAAATTAAACCTGAAGTCGCGCAAGCGGCCAGAAACGATGTAATTATTGCAACGGGTCGATCTGATTATCCAAATCAAGTGAATAATGTTTTATGTTTCCCGTTTATTTTCAGAGGTGCGTTAGATGTGCGTGCACGTACAATAAATGCTGATATGAAAGTAGCGTGTGTTCACGCTATTCGTGAACTTGCTAAAGAACCCGTACCTGAAGAGGTGTTAACAGCAAGTGGTGATAATGAACTGACTTTTGGTAAAGAATACATTATACCTAAACCAATGGATCCTAGACTTTGTCATCGCGTTGCAAAAGCCGTCGCGATAGCTGCGGTAGAGTCAGGCGTTGCTGCGTTGCCATTACCCGATAAATATTTATAG
- the metL gene encoding bifunctional aspartate kinase/homoserine dehydrogenase II encodes MNQANVVEQLTAEQNQLAKHATNVHKFGGSSLASVKCIERVVDIIRQHCQLNDVIVVSANGNTTDELFRIYHLAIEKGADLSEVILALQHQQAALINSLLNAASAARLNTLLASDIQQISEWMLAAPEQYEAELLAFGEIWSARLLSSVLSETVCPSYALDSRDFLVVNNAIDCFVEREISLRQYRECSRTNQLLVVTGYICKDTKGKSCTLGRNGSDYSATIMASLTHANNVTLWTDVDGIYSADPRVVPQARKLHRLPNAVARELGRLGNPVLHAKTLQPITATNTHLHVASSFDPAVPGTEIGKFGQIAKQELSVTYTNDLILAQSESFIGDSGKQAESVFNALGADTNAGFIVIRQEQQKAVSQWLAAHDTEVSFTPCSILAVVGHNVVSQGQVKARFKRALKHQSCFSIVNSPSGHSLIAVLINPCTTELLNNVHRHMTKDARHIGVVVAGLGNIGQRFLEMLPNQLASVAVLENVHLVGLISSRKALINTDGIEVNQALSLFAEQAKNYDNDLLFSWLSNHPYDELVVVDITPSESFSELYLPFFQRGIHVIGANKWAASSSTEHYQALKNAAQTHKSIWLGNTTVGAGLPVHYSIEDLKRSGDQIIDISGIFSGTLSWLFQTYDGSVPFSVLMLDALAQGITEPDPREDLSGRDVQRKLLILARAAGFTLSLDDIERQDLVPEPLQSLTTEAFLDSAQALDSYFADALSHAKSQQACIRYIASFSANGDAVKASVRLAVLPDSHAFASLTPCDNIFQIKSQWYQDNPLIIRGPGAGRDVTAGGLHSDLVALCQQLVNRTSVVKLKSIEEN; translated from the coding sequence ATGAATCAAGCTAATGTTGTAGAACAGTTAACCGCAGAACAAAACCAGTTGGCGAAGCATGCGACTAATGTTCATAAATTTGGCGGCAGCTCGCTGGCGTCGGTTAAGTGTATTGAGCGTGTTGTTGACATTATTCGTCAACATTGCCAACTCAATGATGTTATTGTCGTTTCAGCTAATGGTAATACGACTGATGAACTGTTCCGCATTTATCATTTAGCAATCGAAAAAGGTGCTGATCTTTCAGAAGTTATTTTAGCGCTGCAACATCAACAAGCAGCACTTATTAACAGTCTATTAAATGCGGCAAGTGCAGCAAGATTAAATACTTTACTTGCCAGTGATATACAGCAAATATCCGAGTGGATGTTAGCTGCTCCAGAACAATATGAAGCAGAACTGCTAGCGTTTGGTGAGATATGGTCGGCACGTTTACTTTCATCGGTGCTAAGCGAAACTGTTTGTCCAAGTTATGCGTTGGATTCACGTGATTTTTTGGTTGTTAATAATGCAATAGACTGTTTTGTTGAACGTGAAATAAGTTTACGCCAGTACAGGGAATGTTCTAGAACGAATCAATTGTTAGTTGTTACTGGATACATATGTAAAGATACCAAAGGTAAAAGTTGTACATTGGGAAGAAATGGTAGTGATTATTCTGCAACAATAATGGCGTCATTAACGCATGCAAATAATGTCACGTTATGGACGGATGTTGATGGTATTTATAGCGCTGATCCTCGTGTTGTACCTCAAGCTCGAAAGTTACATCGTCTACCAAATGCCGTTGCAAGAGAATTAGGGCGACTTGGCAACCCAGTGCTACATGCAAAAACATTACAACCAATTACGGCAACGAATACACATTTACATGTTGCGAGTAGTTTTGACCCAGCAGTACCTGGCACCGAAATTGGAAAGTTCGGGCAAATTGCAAAACAAGAGCTGTCGGTTACGTATACTAATGATTTAATTTTAGCTCAGTCTGAAAGTTTTATCGGCGACTCTGGCAAGCAAGCAGAAAGTGTATTTAATGCACTTGGCGCAGATACCAATGCAGGATTCATTGTTATTAGACAAGAACAACAGAAAGCTGTATCTCAATGGCTCGCTGCACATGATACTGAGGTATCATTCACGCCATGCTCTATACTCGCAGTTGTTGGTCATAATGTTGTTTCTCAAGGGCAAGTAAAGGCAAGATTTAAACGTGCTTTAAAGCATCAATCCTGCTTTTCTATTGTTAACTCGCCAAGCGGTCACAGTTTGATAGCGGTTTTAATAAACCCTTGTACGACCGAATTACTCAATAATGTTCATCGACACATGACTAAAGATGCACGTCATATAGGTGTTGTTGTTGCCGGGTTAGGCAATATAGGGCAGCGGTTTTTGGAAATGTTACCAAATCAACTCGCGTCTGTCGCTGTGTTGGAAAATGTTCACCTTGTTGGGTTAATTTCGTCGCGTAAGGCATTAATAAACACCGATGGCATAGAAGTGAATCAGGCGCTTTCTTTATTTGCAGAGCAAGCAAAAAATTATGATAACGATCTATTATTTTCTTGGCTAAGTAATCATCCTTATGATGAATTAGTGGTAGTTGATATTACGCCAAGTGAATCATTTAGTGAGCTTTATTTGCCCTTTTTTCAACGTGGTATTCATGTTATTGGCGCAAATAAATGGGCAGCTTCATCGTCGACAGAACACTACCAAGCATTAAAAAATGCTGCACAAACGCATAAAAGTATCTGGCTTGGTAATACAACGGTAGGTGCGGGTTTACCCGTGCACTATTCGATCGAAGATTTAAAGCGTAGTGGCGATCAAATTATTGATATATCGGGAATATTTTCGGGCACTTTATCTTGGTTATTTCAAACTTATGATGGTAGTGTACCGTTTTCAGTATTAATGCTGGATGCACTCGCTCAAGGTATTACTGAGCCGGATCCACGTGAAGATTTATCTGGACGTGATGTTCAACGAAAATTACTTATTTTGGCAAGAGCAGCAGGATTTACCTTGTCACTAGATGATATTGAACGACAAGACCTTGTACCAGAACCATTGCAATCATTGACGACCGAAGCGTTTTTGGATTCGGCGCAAGCGTTAGACAGCTATTTTGCAGACGCACTTTCTCATGCAAAAAGTCAGCAGGCATGTATCCGTTATATTGCAAGTTTTTCAGCCAATGGTGATGCTGTTAAAGCGTCAGTTAGATTAGCGGTACTACCAGATTCCCATGCGTTTGCTAGTTTGACACCATGCGATAATATTTTTCAAATAAAAAGTCAGTGGTATCAAGATAACCCGTTGATCATTAGAGGACCAGGCGCTGGTAGAGATGTTACAGCTGGAGGGTTACATTCAGATCTCGTTGCTTTGTGTCAGCAACTTGTTAATCGCACATCTGTTGTTAAACTTAAAAGTATCGAAGAAAATTAA
- the argE gene encoding acetylornithine deacetylase — translation MRQIPNFVQSLQQLIASPSISSTQESWDQGNSDIINILATWFETLGFDINIQPVPGTRNKFNLLAKLGSGEGGLLLAGHSDTVPFDENRWQSDPLKVLSKEDKFYGLGTCDMKGFFAFILQACEHIKKQDLKKPLYILATADEETTMAGARYFSENQFVKPDAAIIGEPTNLVPVIMHKGHMSHRIKVQGKSGHSSTPEFGVNAIEIMSEVITALLQLKQTLSLNFQNESFDVPSPTLNLGAISGGDNANRICGQCALDLDMRALPGMADSELIQLLAECLAPLAEKYPGRITFDELHPSSPSFEQAKESELATLSEHVSGHQCCAVNYATEAPFIQQLGCQTIVMGPGSIAQAHQPNEFLAFSEITKTQHMLEKMINHYCY, via the coding sequence ATGCGCCAAATTCCAAATTTTGTTCAGTCTTTACAGCAACTTATTGCAAGTCCGTCGATTAGTTCAACACAAGAAAGTTGGGATCAAGGTAACAGCGACATTATAAATATACTGGCAACCTGGTTTGAAACTCTTGGCTTTGACATTAATATTCAGCCAGTCCCTGGAACGCGTAACAAATTTAATTTGTTAGCCAAGCTTGGTTCCGGCGAGGGAGGATTACTACTCGCAGGACACAGTGATACTGTGCCTTTTGACGAAAACCGTTGGCAGTCCGATCCTTTGAAAGTCCTCAGCAAAGAGGACAAATTTTACGGACTGGGTACATGTGATATGAAAGGCTTTTTTGCGTTTATATTGCAAGCATGTGAACACATCAAAAAACAAGACTTAAAAAAGCCTTTATATATATTAGCGACAGCAGACGAAGAAACGACAATGGCCGGCGCGCGATATTTCTCTGAGAATCAATTTGTAAAACCTGATGCAGCTATTATTGGTGAGCCCACAAACCTTGTTCCGGTTATTATGCACAAAGGGCATATGTCGCATCGTATAAAGGTACAAGGAAAATCAGGCCATTCCAGCACACCAGAGTTTGGTGTCAATGCAATTGAAATAATGTCTGAGGTTATTACTGCTCTGCTACAACTTAAACAAACCTTATCACTAAACTTTCAAAACGAATCGTTCGATGTACCTTCACCAACATTAAACTTAGGTGCAATAAGTGGCGGGGATAACGCGAACAGGATTTGCGGACAGTGTGCGCTCGACTTAGACATGCGAGCGCTACCTGGTATGGCAGATTCTGAGCTTATTCAACTACTCGCTGAATGCTTAGCACCGCTAGCAGAAAAATATCCCGGTCGTATCACTTTTGATGAGTTACATCCTAGCTCACCGAGTTTTGAACAAGCAAAGGAAAGCGAACTGGCAACCTTGTCAGAGCATGTTTCTGGGCATCAATGCTGTGCGGTAAACTACGCTACTGAAGCACCTTTTATTCAACAACTTGGGTGCCAAACCATTGTTATGGGGCCAGGCTCTATTGCTCAAGCGCACCAGCCTAACGAATTTTTAGCCTTTTCAGAAATTACTAAAACACAACATATGCTTGAAAAAATGATAAACCATTACTGTTATTAA